From the genome of Glycine max cultivar Williams 82 chromosome 2, Glycine_max_v4.0, whole genome shotgun sequence, one region includes:
- the LOC121174101 gene encoding secreted RxLR effector protein 161-like gives MALVAHYDLEFHQMDVKTTFLKGNIDETIYMVQPENFVLGDPKNMVLKRFGTQECKFGDTLVAKGDKFSLKQCPKRNLGILEMQKIPYASAVGSLMYAQVCTSSDIVYIVGVLDKNLSNPGMDHWKTAKRVMRYLKRTKYCMLTYKRSDQLEITGYSDSNFAGCLDSLRCTSGYIFMLAGGAVSWRSAKKTLTTSSTMAT, from the exons ATGGCTCTTGTTGCACATTATGATTTAGAGtttcatcaaatggatgttaagacgACATTTCTCAAGGGCAACATTGATGAGACAATTTATATGgtgcaaccagaaaactttgtgtTGGGAGACCCAAAGAATATG GTACTTAAAAGGTTTGGCACGCAGGAATGTAAATTCGGGGATACTCTAGTTGCTAAGGGAGACAAGTTCAGTCTCAAACAGTGCCCAAAAAGAAATTTGGGAATTCTAGAAATGCAGAAGATTCCCTATGCATCAGCTGTAGGGAGTTTGATGTATGCCCAAGTATGTACAAGTTCGGATATAGTATACATAGTTGGGGTATTAGACAAAAATTTAAGCAATCCAGGAATGGATCATTGGAAAACAGCCAAAAGAGTTATGAGGTATTTAAAGAGAACAAAGTATTGTATGCTCACATACAAGAGGTCAGATCAGTTGGAGATTACTGGGTATTCTGACTCGAATTTTGCAGGATGCCTAGATAGTTTGAGATGCACTTCAGGTTACATTTTCATGTTAGCTGGTGGTGCGGTTTCTTGGCGCAGTGCCAAGAAAACCCTTACTACTTCATCCACTATGGCAACATAA